The Maylandia zebra isolate NMK-2024a linkage group LG4, Mzebra_GT3a, whole genome shotgun sequence genome segment GTCGTTCTCCTCCTCATCACTCTCTGCTGAGCGCCTCACAGACTTTCTTTTAGATGCTCCAACACAGCTAAACATCTGGTTCTGGTCAGGTTTCCAGACTGTCCACTTCCTGTGATATATTCACACCTGACATGAGTCATTATTATGAGACATTGTCTCCTGTGAGTGGTACTTTCATCAGGTGGAAACCTGCTTCCAAAAGGAAAGTGATGTTCTGTTTTAGGTTTGTTTCCCAGTAATGAAAGTATCCAGTAATCGTGTTGCCCTCCCCTCCACCAACACCGAAGCACCCATGGTAGTTAGTACTTATTTCACTGTAAACTACTCTGCAAACCACTGACTCTGTCTTAAAAACCCTTCCTGAAATATGAAAATTAGATGTGGTTAACTCAGTTTGAAGAGCTTAACTAAATCAAAATCCCCCAGTAGGACTAAAAACtcactttttgcagcatttctcAGTGAgcattttggccttcatcgctAAAGCTGTTGTTCCCATCAACAGTACTGAACCCCCTAAAGCTCCCAGTAAAGCTCCCGATGTAGACGTCAGCTCACCACCTCCAAGTAAATATCCCCCCACAGATCCCAAAATGATTCCCACCAATCCAGTCCTTTCCAGAAGCGCACGCCTGCCtgttgtttctgctgtttttggtttttcGTCCTGCTCGTCCGGTTTTCCAGCCTCTTGGAGCATGTCAGGAGTGTAGAAGTAATCTTTTCCCATCGGTGTTATCTTCTTCAGCAGCTCGGTGACCTGAGCAGGACTTTTGTCTTCAATGTTAAAAGCAAAATATCTCCACTGGCACTGCTCAATGAGTTCCCTGAAATCCTTACTCTCGATCATAGCCTCCTGTATGTTAGCTTCATAGTCTTCATCTTCATTTCTATGGGTGAACACCACTGTTGTGTAGGCCAATGCACGTCTGCCAAAGGTGCGCACAAAAACCTCCAGTACCTCTAATTCTTCAGAGGTGATCATACCGAACCTCAGCACCAGCAGGAACACATGAGGACCAGGACTGGCAAGATCAATGGATCGCTTGATCTCGTTCACCAGCTCATCTTCATGTTTTCCAGGTTTAAACAGACCTGGAGTATCAACAACAGCCACTTTTTGACCTTCCACAGTGCTGTGGGATTTCTGTGTGCGATCTTTGGACGAATCCTTTGAGGTGAAAGTCTCTGTGTTCCCCATGATGATGTTTCCTAGAGTACTTTTACCAACCCTGGTCTTCCCAAACAGCACGATCCTCAGGTCATCTGTTGGAAGAATATTAGTATGTGAGAACTGTCCCAGTCACCATCTCATAAATCATAAAGCAGCTGCGAGGAAggaaatataaaacatgaaggCAGGAGGAATGAACAATCAGCGTTTATTaacaaggaaacacaaagtctaaggagcttagaaATTCTCAAAAGAGGATCCTctcttttgaggatgccaatgttcacattttggacagagaggacagatggtttgaaagaggagtgaaagaagccatctatgtccactgtgagcgaccatctttgaacagaggcggtggtttacgacaccaactctctgccatctatctccagttttgagatccctcccagacgccttaacgcccactcacatcctgggccatctgacctcaggaaatcacatgataaggtggggccaggtttcacaatgaacacacccgaaactctggctgattgggacccacgcccagtttcccaccttggctcatgtgcttttcacaccttggctcatgtgccACTggacttaaatctgggactctccaccatttgaccttagaactgaagaagcttctcggatgagaggtgaaacgtcttcaagcaacttaagaAAGTCCAGAAgcttttctttctaagctccttagactacgatgactaAGAACGTTCACAGACAAGGAAACACAAAATCTTTCAGCAGAGACACAAAAAAAGATTGCCCAAAATCTCTCGTGCTCGTATCTCATGTTTCGGAAGAACAACCTCTTGAATCTCAAATGTACCTTGTAACTGCCAATGAATCTTCCAGCACTGTGGAGGAGTTTTggcccactcatctttggagggtttttgagcatgaaccaactttttaaggtcatgccacagcatctcaatcgGATTCAGGTCGGGACTTTGAGGTCACTACAGAGTCCTGCAGCAGAACCCAAGTGTGCTTCAGCATGAGGACAAAAAGGTGTGGCTCTAATCAGGAATGGATATAGTTAGAGTTTGGAGAAACCTGGAGTCGGGATTAATTTCCTGGTCAAGTAAAGTTAGCTGACTTAAAGCTAGCAAAGCATGCTGCAACCAGCAACTCTAAGCTGCTGATTAATATactgatgttttctttttttgggggggatggGGTCAAACCcgggcttactgggcttaagcccgggtaaTCTtatcagaagcccggggtcttggagtgttatttgtttcatagttagatgcctgactgacaactgtataaaacaaaaactacatgacgcacagtcgtaaatcccccctaattttggtatgatccgagctcaggcactggGCGACTGAGCACTTACACATGTGAGCGAGGggggagaagctgctgcctgcgagtttGCTGCACAGAGGAGAGCTTAGTTTCACCAGGTACAAAAGCAAATCATTcctactgtacaaataatgtaaatatgacggtgtatcacaaaagattgatatcaaactgatcacttgacccatattacgttacttgttcttcgagtgaatcaacaaatggcgaaatgaaaagctgaacaacaacaatgctgttttttagagagtcttagcttacattagggctgggcgatatgacccaaaattcatatctcgatattttttagctggatggcgatataagatatatatctcgatattttttttaaagccataaagtaagaacaaacagagagttcttagtcaaagctgtgtcccagatgtcacacaggcacttttattaacatacagcatagatgtacatgaaaaaaactactcaaaaataaattatcagcatttattaaataataatgctccataaataaaagaaaactgttgtttttgtgcataacaaaaagcgtggttagctcgttagcgtggttagcttgttagcgtggttagctcgttaacacgttgatgccgtccagccccacgcatggggcgatgcgcagtaactcgttaacggagatttgccgtgtccatcttgtcgctgcctgcaggtgaagcgatggggaaggagggggagttgtgttcagtgaaggagaggcaaggtcgagtaacgttgcgtaaagacaaaagtggatgaaagagaggcaaacttgtggctccacaactataattataacgtaacatagactatatcgatataaaagatattgtcacatcttatatctcatataaaaatatatcgatatttttaaaaaactcgatatatcgcccagcccttgcttacatgtgtgtttatttcatactttctgttgttaccctccacggctaaacaaactctctaaatcggtttcagttatgtactgatgGAAGGGGAAAGGAAGTTAGGAAGTTTTaaaggaagttagctcgctagcttccatctaaatacaatatagcatgtcctgactgagGGGGTTTGGAATCCctgggctgtagctacatcgtaaggttaaaactgttaaaactattgttgttgttttttctgcatatgtctgaaataaagatacaatacaatacaatacaaaaaaaaaaaaaactgagcttaaataaatgattagcggtaataaaagccgagggaggtcaacagtgatcactgactgttttaggagctttttgagattaaattgaagaaaatacaaaacattaaacatgttaacaacacaaaagccatattaaacgcagactactttaggcccggaagtaggatttgtcacgtcatcacttaaagaccggatagggCTAAGCCCGGGTGTATAAAATggctggctccgcctctggtgGGGTCCTGTTGACCGGGCATGCTCTGGTGCATCTGCAGATGTAGAGCCCAGTTTAGGCTCCCAACTCTAACCAAAAATCCCAAATAAAATATGGCACATGGTTTGGCAAAGATGGGACAGAGATGGCCCAGAGTTCAGTATTTATCACACGACCTGTTTCAGAGTGACATCCAGACACAACAATCTTTCTATTGAGTGTCTCGTCCTGTAGAGATACACTTCGGCCATGAAACAGTTTATGGAGTCCCACTGTGGcttaaaagacaaaacaaaatgagaatCAATAAAAATGGTCTTATTTTGACACTGtctcataaaaaacatttaaaaggcaGAACCTTTAGACTTCATGATATCGCTTTTGTTTGAAAATAGAACAAATTTGATTTGCCCATATGACGCCTGTTATCTTCATCTGCTCTTTAAATAAACGGAGCCGATGATGGAGCTTCTGTAAAAAACAGACCCGAGACATATGAGGACAAATCACACTCATTGTTTCACATGGATATAATCAGGTTTattcataaaatataaaaatgaaggGATGTGGTCACTGTTTGAATTCAGTGTTATTCAATAAAACTACAAAATGTCACTGTTAGGATTGAGATCAACATTTGAAGAAAGGTTTTTGGACTGAATGTGACATGGACTTCATTATTTTTATGTCCTCTGGAAACTTGAGTAAATCGATGGCACACAGATTTAGCTGGGCGATGCTGAGGCGGAGCACAGGTGTGCACATAGAAGCTTCATTCTGGGTCATCAGTACAAACAGCTGCTATGCCAGCAGGTAACGGCCACTCATGAAGTTTAATGGAAGGCCTGGGTCTCGTCTGTGGACAGCTACCAGCTGTTTAACGTATCTGTGATACACTGAAATACTGGGAGTAACAGATTTAACAGGAAGTGTTTCAGAGAAGCGTCAGAACATGAAGCCGTCACTGTGATCCTGCTTTATATAACCTGTGTCTGTAAAGAGTCATAAAACCTCCATATAACTTTGTTCATGTCTGAGAACTTTGCACTCACCAAAGGAGAATTATTTCAGACTCGGTTCCACATCGCTGCAGACTGAATCTGATAGAAGCTGCAGAGGATTAAACATGAAGAGGAGTCAGGACTTTTTACATGAAACATTTAGTGTTTACAAAAATATTCAACTCATGATCTGAAAATTATTGCTGAAAAGAAAGTCTGCATCCTTACCAACGAGGAGAGAACTGCATCTAAAGACCGACAGACACAACAAGGCAGTGAAAATGAGAGAACTGGACCAAAGTCAGGTTTAAAAGTTCATTTATAGCATTTGCATATTACAGTTTATTAGCTGGATTAACATCAACACAAAAGCTAATGCTACTGATACCAAAGTAAAGCTGGTTAACTGCTCGCTGTCACCCTCGTTTATTTCATCATATTAAAAATCAAACTGTTGTTAATAAATCAGTTTACTTACCAGGAAGTTTGAACAGAGGTGAAGAAGTCCGAGTGTCCAGAACCAAATATGAAGAAGCTTCAGCTTCACTCCAAGAACAAAGACTTCAGTGAATCCACAGAAACTGATTTCATCACATTTATA includes the following:
- the LOC143418422 gene encoding GTPase IMAP family member 4-like, translating into METKVLIDPQPMDDLRIVLFGKTRVGKSTLGNIIMGNTETFTSKDSSKDRTQKSHSTVEGQKVAVVDTPGLFKPGKHEDELVNEIKRSIDLASPGPHVFLLVLRFGMITSEELEVLEVFVRTFGRRALAYTTVVFTHRNEDEDYEANIQEAMIESKDFRELIEQCQWRYFAFNIEDKSPAQVTELLKKITPMGKDYFYTPDMLQEAGKPDEQDEKPKTAETTGRRALLERTGLVGIILGSVGGYLLGGGELTSTSGALLGALGGSVLLMGTTALAMKAKMLTEKCCKK